Proteins found in one Neofelis nebulosa isolate mNeoNeb1 chromosome 3, mNeoNeb1.pri, whole genome shotgun sequence genomic segment:
- the PURG gene encoding purine-rich element-binding protein gamma isoform X1 — translation MERARRRGGGGGRGRGGKNVGGSGLSKSRLYPQAQHSHYPHYAASATPNQAGGAAEIQELASKRVDIQKKRFYLDVKQSSRGRFLKIAEVWIGRGRQDNIRKSKLTLSLSVAAELKDCLGDFIEHYAHLGLKGHRQEHGHGKEQASRRRQKHSAPSPPVSVGSEEHPHSVLKTDYIERDNRKYYLDLKENQRGRFLRIRQTMMRGTGMIGYFGHSLGQEQTIVLPAQGMIEFRDALVQLIEDYGEGDIEERRGGDDDPLELPEGTSFRVDNKRFYFDVGSNKYGIFLKVSEVRPPYRNTITVPFKAWTRFGENFIKYEEEMRKICNSHKEKRMDGRRASGEEQECLD, via the coding sequence ATGGAAAGAGCCAGGCGaaggggaggcggcggcggccgcggccgcgGCGGCAAGAATGTAGGGGGCTCTGGCCTAAGCAAGAGTAGACTCTATCCCCAGGCCCAGCACTCCCACTACCCCCACTACGCGGCCTCAGCCACCCCTAATCAGGCTGGGGGTGCAGCCGAAATCCAGGAGCTGGCCTCCAAACGAGTGGACATCCAGAAAAAGAGGTTTTACCTAGACGTGAAGCAAAGCTCCCGGGGCCGGTTCCTAAAGATAGCTGAAGTCTGGATAGGGAGAGGCCGGCAGGACAATATCAGAAAGAGTAAACTGACTCTGTCCCTGTCTGTGGCAGCGGAGCTGAAGGACTGTCTAGGGGACTTCATCGAGCATTATGCCCACCTGGGCCTGAAAGGCCACCGACAGGAGCATGGCCACGGCAAAGAGCAAGCgtccaggaggagacagaagCACTCGGCACCCTCCCCACCAGTCTCTGTAGGGTCCGAAGAGCACCCTCATAGTGTCCTCAAAACAGACTACATAGAGAGGGACAATAGGAAATACTATCTAGACCTAAAGGAAAATCAGCGGGGTCGCTTCCTAAGAATTAGACAAACCATGATGCGGGGGACTGGCATGATAGGTTATTTTGGTCACAGTTTGGGCCAAGAACAGACTATTGTGCTCCCAGCACAAGGAATGATCGAGTTTCGTGATGCCTTGGTTCAGCTAATTGAAGACTATGGCGAAGGGGACATAGAAGAACGAAGAGGTGGAGATGATGACCCACTTGAACTCCCAGAGGGGACTTCTTTCAGAGTGGACAATAAAAGGTTCTACTTTGATGTGGGCTCTAATAAATATGGAATTTTCCTGAAGGTAAGTGAGGTGAGGCCACCTTACCGTAATACTATTACTGTTCCATTCAAAGCTTGGACAAGGTTTGGGGAGAATTTTATCAAGTATGAAGAAGAGATGAGGAAAATTTGCAACAGccataaagaaaagagaatggatgGCAGAAGGGCCAGTGGTGAAGAACAAGAATGCCTCGACTAG
- the PURG gene encoding purine-rich element-binding protein gamma isoform X2 — MERARRRGGGGGRGRGGKNVGGSGLSKSRLYPQAQHSHYPHYAASATPNQAGGAAEIQELASKRVDIQKKRFYLDVKQSSRGRFLKIAEVWIGRGRQDNIRKSKLTLSLSVAAELKDCLGDFIEHYAHLGLKGHRQEHGHGKEQASRRRQKHSAPSPPVSVGSEEHPHSVLKTDYIERDNRKYYLDLKENQRGRFLRIRQTMMRGTGMIGYFGHSLGQEQTIVLPAQGMIEFRDALVQLIEDYGEGDIEERRGGDDDPLELPEGTSFRVDNKRFYFDVGSNKYGIFLKLKFP, encoded by the coding sequence ATGGAAAGAGCCAGGCGaaggggaggcggcggcggccgcggccgcgGCGGCAAGAATGTAGGGGGCTCTGGCCTAAGCAAGAGTAGACTCTATCCCCAGGCCCAGCACTCCCACTACCCCCACTACGCGGCCTCAGCCACCCCTAATCAGGCTGGGGGTGCAGCCGAAATCCAGGAGCTGGCCTCCAAACGAGTGGACATCCAGAAAAAGAGGTTTTACCTAGACGTGAAGCAAAGCTCCCGGGGCCGGTTCCTAAAGATAGCTGAAGTCTGGATAGGGAGAGGCCGGCAGGACAATATCAGAAAGAGTAAACTGACTCTGTCCCTGTCTGTGGCAGCGGAGCTGAAGGACTGTCTAGGGGACTTCATCGAGCATTATGCCCACCTGGGCCTGAAAGGCCACCGACAGGAGCATGGCCACGGCAAAGAGCAAGCgtccaggaggagacagaagCACTCGGCACCCTCCCCACCAGTCTCTGTAGGGTCCGAAGAGCACCCTCATAGTGTCCTCAAAACAGACTACATAGAGAGGGACAATAGGAAATACTATCTAGACCTAAAGGAAAATCAGCGGGGTCGCTTCCTAAGAATTAGACAAACCATGATGCGGGGGACTGGCATGATAGGTTATTTTGGTCACAGTTTGGGCCAAGAACAGACTATTGTGCTCCCAGCACAAGGAATGATCGAGTTTCGTGATGCCTTGGTTCAGCTAATTGAAGACTATGGCGAAGGGGACATAGAAGAACGAAGAGGTGGAGATGATGACCCACTTGAACTCCCAGAGGGGACTTCTTTCAGAGTGGACAATAAAAGGTTCTACTTTGATGTGGGCTCTAATAAATATGGAATTTTCCTGAAG